TATATGCAGGATTATTTAGGTACGATTGCCTCGGTCGATGAGAATGTGGGCCGGGTTTTGGATTATCTTGAAGCCAATGGACTCATGGAGAATACCATCATAGTTTACACCTCTGATCAAGGCTTTTACCTAGGAGATCATGGCTGGTTTGACAAACGCTTCGTGTATGATGAATCCTTCAAGACACCGCTTTTGGTGGCCTGGCCGGGAAAAGTTAAAGCTGGATCAAGATCTGATGAATTGGTGCAAAACCTCGATTTTGCACAGACTTTTTTGGAGGCTGCAGGGATTCCTCAGCCGGAGGATATGCAAGGCGAAAGTCTGATGCCACTTTTGACTGGAAAAACAGACAAATGGACAAGAGATGCCGTGTACTATCATTATTATGAATACCCTTCCATCCATATGGTCAAGCGGCATTATGCGATTGTGACCAAGGAATATAAATTGATCCATTTTTATTATGATGTGGATGAGTGGGAGTTATATGATAGATTGAATGACCCTCAAGAATTGAACAATGTTTACAATGATCCGGCATACAAAGAAATCAGGCAAAAACTCCATCAGGATTTGGAGGCCTTGAGAGAAAAGTATGGGGATTCCTCAGAAATCAGTCAAAAGCTTTTGGAAGAATATCTGGATAAATTAAGGGGAACTGAGGAACGTCTGGCTCCGAGTTTTAGAAAGACAGGTAGTGATTGAGATACGGGAAGTGAAAAAAAACGCTACTTAATATGATGTACCAAGTACTAAGATAGCAGAATGAAATACGCTTTGCGAAATAGTGAAAACAAGCTTTTGGCGATATTTTTGATACAAGTCTAAATAATAATTTGGCTTTTTACGCCATTTATTTAATAAATATTTAATTCCAGATTGAAATTATCATGGCCAAAAAATTAGATTGTATTACACCCGAGTTGAAGACTTTTATTGAAGTGCAAAAGATTTTTTTTGTAGGTACGGCAGCAGAAGAGGGCAGGGTGAATGTTTCTCCAAAGGGCACTGACTCTTTCAGGGTGATTGGAGAAAATAAAGTCGTATGGTTGAACTTGACCGGAAGCGGAAATGAGACTGCTGCTCATCTGCTTAAAAATAACAGGATGACCATTATGTTTTGTTCATTTGAAGGAAAACCGCTGATTTTGAGACTTTATGGGCAGGCTAAGATTTACCATAAAAGAGATTTGGAGTACGGAATATATTCAGGTCTTTTTCCAGAAAATATGGGGGCCAGGCAAATCATAGAAATGGATGTAGACCTGGTTCAGACTTCATGCGGGTTTGCAGTACCCTATATGGATTTCAAGGAAGAAAGGACCTCGTTAAATGTCTGGTCAGAAAAACAAGGGGAGGAAAATATTAAAGAATATTGGAAAAATAAGAACACAGTAAGTATTGATGGATTTGAAACGAAAATTCTTGGGGATTGAAGCCAAACCTATTTACTGATATCGCTTCTAAAGGAATAATTTGAAAGATTTTCTTTACATCTTATTCTGCTAATTTTTCCAGCCTCCTTAAGGCTTTTTTACCGTAGCCCCTGAAGCCTTTTATCAATTCTACATTTTCATTGGCTACATAAAAAGAAGGCCACATGTTCCAGTTAACATAGCAGAGGTAAATCCATATTCATCCGAAAGGTTGTACCGAGTGATTTTCTCTTTTCTGCTTGTGTATGTATTGAGCTAAATATCCTCCGAATCGTCTCCCCAAATGGTGATGATATCCATTCTGCTGTCATTCATTTTACTGAATTCTCCAAACGAATTCGATTGTAGAGCGTTTTATTATAGTAACCAATTTTGAGATGATGAAAGACCTTATTCCTAAAATTTCGCTAGTATTTCTTTTGCTGTTTGTCACAGGCGCCTGTTTGCAAGATGATGTTCAGGAAGATGATTCTGATGAAAAGGACCCGGTTGAAAAAGGAACATTGGCTGTAATAGAAGCTTTCCCAAGCCTTTCATTTAACCGGCCTTTGGATTTTCAGCATGCAGGAGATGGTAGCAACCGGATTTTTGTGGTTGAACAGGGAGGTGTGATTTCGGTTTTCCCCAATGACCCGAAAGTAGAAGCGAAAAATGTTTTTTTGGATATCAGGTCAAAAGTGAGCAATCAGGGAAATGAAGAAGGTCTTTTAGGACTGGCTTTTCATCCTGATTTTGAAAGCAATGGATTCTTTTTTGTGAGTTATTCGGTGACA
This Cecembia calidifontis DNA region includes the following protein-coding sequences:
- a CDS encoding pyridoxamine 5'-phosphate oxidase family protein; its protein translation is MAKKLDCITPELKTFIEVQKIFFVGTAAEEGRVNVSPKGTDSFRVIGENKVVWLNLTGSGNETAAHLLKNNRMTIMFCSFEGKPLILRLYGQAKIYHKRDLEYGIYSGLFPENMGARQIIEMDVDLVQTSCGFAVPYMDFKEERTSLNVWSEKQGEENIKEYWKNKNTVSIDGFETKILGD